A single region of the Diadema setosum chromosome 14, eeDiaSeto1, whole genome shotgun sequence genome encodes:
- the LOC140237776 gene encoding bridging integrator 2-like — translation MALSFNTTGSPYQQRRVAGVTGGDILFEDYHFSFKQQISKVNQLKEAVNKYSASLKETKVTLKNVTDCLADFYEDFWPQHNEFKLALKDSDAIWNLMTRYTHELQEPVRRFDQLGVEAEKYLIRTDTKLTEGSLINRVREHSTNLSPRFTEDLQSQLQRDSEERRDNLKNVNDEMVDDLAKLFEQRGGFVIDIFKSVFTAHYDFYSESAKVSKAILDMVTALENTKLEMSVGQGKHRRVVSTNKQRIGWRELNPASQPHKTATSGPPMPPVIGGTAYVAPKPTGGTLPGSVAVTPPDGFGVKANLPAGGAKGASLGGSAMNRFNASSGQNTPKPMSTSKKGPASSSFDMKNTSGLSQHPKRTPPPRFTNKPPSSSTAPSPSHPRSAFKTKNNSAISRGAKTNFAGGGKRPDGHGFGTKLTRDATGRIVL, via the exons ATGGCTCTAAGTTTTAACACTACAGGAAGCCCATACCAG CAACGACGAGTCGCTGGCGTCACCGGTGGCGACATTCTGTTCGAGGACTACCATTTTTCATTCAAGCAACAGATTTCCAAGGTCAATCAACTGAAAGAAGCCGTCAACAAATACTCGGCATCTCTGAAGG AAACAAAGGTCACCCTGAAGAACGTAACAGACTGCTTGGCAGATTTCTACGAAGACTTCTGGCCACAACACAATGAATTCAAACTCGCTTTGAAG GACAGTGACGCCATCTGGAATTTAATGACTCGCTACACCCACGAACTTCAAGAACCGGTGCGCCGCTTTGATCAGCTGGGAGTAGAGGCAGAG AAATATCTCATCCGCACAGATACGAAACTAACGGAAGGAAGTTTGATCAACAGAGTAAGGGAG CATTCAACTAATTTGAGTCCCAGATTCACCGAAGACTTGCAGTCACAG CTGCAGAGAGATTCCGAGGAACGGAGAGACAACTTGAAAAACGTCAACGATGAGATGGTGGATGATTTGGCGAAATTATTTGAACA ACGCGGAGGCTTCGTcattgacattttcaaatcCGTCTTTACGGCACATTACGACTTCTATTCGGAATCCGCAAAG GTGTCGAAAGCGATCCTGGACATGGTGACCGCTCTGGAGAACACAAAGCTAGAGATGAGCGTCGGCCAGGGTAAGCACCGTCGGGTGGTGAGCACCAACAAACAACGCATCGGATGGCGTGAACTTAATCCAGCATCACAGCCACACAAAACCGCCACAAGTGGACCTCCGATGCCGCCTGTCATCGGCGGTACCGCCTATGTCGCACCAAAGCCAACAGGAGGCACATTGCCAGGCTCTGTTGCTGTAACGCCGCCGGACGGCTTTGGAGTCAAGGCTAATCTTCCAGCAGGAGGGGCTAAAGGTGCATCTCTGGGGGGCAGCGCTATGAATCGCTTCAATGCATCAAGTGGCCAAAACACGCCGAAGCCAATGTCCACGTCCAAGAAGGGACCCGCCTCATCATCCTTCGACATGAAAAATACAAGTGGATTATCACAACATCCAA AACGCACCCCGCCACCACGCTTCACGAACAAGCCACCTTCGTCCTCTACGGCACCGTCACCCTCCCATCCAAGATCGGCtttcaaaactaaaaacaacTCGGCGATTTCACGTGGAGCAAAGACCAACTTTGCCGGCGGGGGCAAACGACCCGATGGGCATGGTTTCGGCACGAAGTTAACTCGTGACGCCACTGGGAGAATAGTACTGTGA